GAAATTTAGGCCCAAAGTAGTTAAGTGATTGCCCAGAGATGTTCACAGCAAAGTAAATGCAGAACCTGGTGAGCTTAGCCTTAATCTAATGCACTTTCCACTGTTGGGCCTCCCTGGGCCACTATTCCTTTCCCCTTGGAGATTTTCAATCCCTAATGGGTAGCATAGGTTTTCAAATAGAGTAGGTCAGAGCTGGCTGGGGCTAGATGGCAAGACCCATCTGTGTGATTTGACACCTGGATACTCAGCCAGTACTTGCTCTCAGGTTCATTAGCTTGTGCTTTAAGTATAGCTAGAAAGAGCTGCCAGAATATATCTTTTCTCTATTTCCAGGAAAATTGAATTCTAACTCTAAGATAGGATTTGTAGTGAAAACATGTTTGAAGCATAAAATATTTGCACTGAGGATGTGCAAGTAATTTAATCTTGAATGTCCAAAGTCAAAAGCCTGAGGAATAATTAAAGTCTGTCTTTAGCTTTAAATATgtagtataaataaataaataaataaataaataatatatgtccTTATATTCAGTTTTTAAATCTGGAGAAAGACATTTTAGGTTAGCTTTCTGCAAATGCTCCTTGCCCTGAGCTCTATCTTCCTATTACTCTTTTTGCCTTGCTACAGGGAGCTTAGATCTCAATTTATTGTCTAGTTGCCATAAGGCTTTCATTCCTGTCTTGATACAGCTGTTTTTAAGTTAATCTTTACCCTGCCCCTTTCAAAAAGGAATCTGAGGTGGCTTACactcatgcatgcatgcatgtacacacaccaATGAAGCAGGAATTTTAAATAGTGGATGGACAGGACATAAGGGTCATTTATAAGATGAAACTTGGAGAAAATTAGTACCTAAAAAGGCATGCCATGACATCCTCAAGATCATTAAAGTCTCTGATCATCCTGGCCGTCAAAGGCAAGAGGAAAATTGCATTGGCAGGATTTACACTGTCATGGATAAAATAACAGCTAAGGCTTATGCCGCTTGGtagaagttaagtgacttacccaaggtccTGCAGCTCCCTGATCACATGCATGGCAAAGCCGGACtgtgaacccaggcagtctggttaTAGCCTTTTCAAGAGATGTACAGCCTCTTCTGACACTAGACCTGAGGAAATTATCTCCGAGTCTCGTCGGGAAATCCCTAGGTGATGCAGTCGACCACATCCCCAAGCAGATCCTGTGATAAATTCAGGCCACCAGAAAGTTGTTCTGACTGCATCATTTTGGGGCTCTGCTTTGTTTGATCCAAGGGACAATAAGTGGTTAAATGTTATGTTTCTGACCTGAGCTCGTATTGCCTTTGCTAGAAAGAACTGTatacttcttttattttcattgacttcagggaggaagagagagagagagaaagagagagaaagagagagagagagagagagagagaaacatacatcaatgatgagagagaatcattgttcagctgcctcctgcactccccctactggggattgagcccgcaatctgggcatgtgcttttgaccagaatcaaaccctggacccttcagtccgcaggccagcactctatccactgaaccagagCAGCTAGGGCAAGaactatatactttaaaaatcagcCTAATCCAGACTTGCCTGAGTGTCCATCCCCACTTGTGGGGTTGAGAGGATTATCAAGAATTTCCTCAGAAACGAGCTCGTGATGCTCCAGCAGACTCTGTCACGTTAGTTTAGAAGACTAAGCTTTCAAAGCAAATCTTATCCACTCTTGCCATGGAAAACCCAGTAATGAACCCATGAAGTAATTTGATTTAAAACAGGAATCAAGGTGTGGAAAGGAACTTGTGTCAATTTGTAAGCAAATAACTACAGTAAAGCCTTCTCTCCCAGGATGGAACTCCAACCTCAAAAACATTTGAGCACGTGACCAGTGAAATTGGAGCAGAGGAAGCTGAAGAAGTTGGGGTCGAACACTTGTTACGGTGAGACTTGGGATGGCGTCAGACTCATAAGCAGCCCAAGAGGCTGCTCAGTGTAAGGGAGAGAGCTGTATCAGGAGTGCAGGGACATGGGCTCTAGACCTGTGTCATCTCTAAAGTGTCCTGAGTTACGATTTATGACTTTGTGGATGTACACCTTGTGTGGAAACTATAACGCTGACTGGGAAAGGAACAGATGTGTGAAGAAAGTATAggcatgttttcttctaaggtGACCTTTTCAGTGAATGTAGCTAGCCAGTTTTCTGCAGAGAATCTACTTGGGATGGGCTTTATTTTAAAGTACTCTACTTCTATAACCctgatttattaaaaaatgtcatCATTTTTTTCAGTAAGATTTCTTTCAATTCAAAATGTTACTGCTAATTTAAACTTCTCGCAACATTGTATAGATGCAGGTGGGGAAAATGCTACCTTTGTTAGGAAAGTTGGAGGTGagaggttttttgtgttttttttgaaacaaatttcattttggctctctcttttcttttgaaaaatgacctgtgataagaaaaacaaaatatatgccTCCCAATGAAAACAAAGTTAAGCCAATTTATACTCAgatctctgtaaaatggaggaataacttttttattttttaaacttgccCCTTCCCACAAAGCTAGGTGTTTCCTTAGAATGTAAGAACCTGGGAGGTTATACAGTAAGTACACTGATGCTTTTTCTTGCCCTTCTTGTGGGTTATTACAGAGACATCAAAGACACTACTGTGGGCACTCTTTCCCAGCGGATCACAAACCAGGTGCATGGTTTGAAGGGACTGAACTCCAAACTTCTGGATATCAAAGGCTACCTGGAGAAAGTGGCTACAGGCAAGCTTCCCATCAACCACCAGATCATCTACCAGCTGCAGGATGTCTTCAACCTGCTGCCAGACGTTAGCCTGCAGGAGTTTGTCAAGGCCTTTTACCTAAAGACCAACGACCAGATGGTCGTGGTGTATTTGGCCTCCCTGATCCGTTCAGTGGTTGCCCTGCACAACCTCATCAACAACAAGATTGCCAACcgggatgcagagaaaaaagaagggcaggaaaaagaagagagcaaAAAGGATAGAAAAGATGACAAAGAGAAAGATAAGGAAAAGAGTGatataaagaaagaagagaaaaaggagaaaaaataaaacatgtagctttttaatttgtaaattaaaatcTTATAAACTAACTTGTGTGCCGCCAGAGGGTTCTTTTCATTTAAGTGCTTGTTAAAAAGCTGTATTGACAAGAGCTCTCTGCCCCAGGTCACTCTTGCTGTGGCATTACATGGAAGTGAATGGATAGAGGGACTGATCTCGTACCTAAACTACAGCATAGGATGCTATGAATTGGGATTACGACAGCTCAGGATTCAGACTGACAAAAGTACACAACATTTTTGGTACTCTTCATTCTTTTATCTATAAAACCAGGAGTTGAATTTTCCCCATCTCAAAAGACTCTTGGGCTCTGTTTCTGGCAGTTTGCAAAATTGCTAAGTGGAATGCGTGAATTCCAGAAGTGCTCTGCCTCCAACACCTCTGAGTTCTGACCCTTCTGAGCTCCGTTGAGAATATCACACCACGGGACACAGGGACCTTGAGCTCTGGCATTCTCGGGGCTTGGGATCCAGCTCCATGTATTGTTTACCTTAAAGACAATTAAATGGCTTGGTTTTTAAGTCTTGTGTTCTAGTCGTTTTTGACTCTGGGAGTGGCAATCTATTATATTCAGAAGCAGCCAAAACAATCTTTAATTGAAACTGCCTTAAAGAAGTATTTTAGACTTGGAATCTTTTATGAAAAAGAATCTCATTCCTTTCAAAAACAGTCTGCTATAGCTAGGTGAGTTCTTAACTCTGCCTAGAGGACCTAGGTCCCCGTTTGTGCCTCACCTCTGTGAAGTCCCTAGAGCAGTTTTTCCTAAGGGACACTCGGTTACTTCTGCAGTGGGTCGAAGTACATCAGGCCACAGGTTAATGGGGATGTTACTGAGGATGGAATGAAGTTCCCCCAAAATAAGTGCTCAGGGCTCTAGGAACAGATTAAATAAGGTTCTTGGTCATTTGACATACAGTAGTCGCTTggatattaattttctttctttttttttttttttaaaaatatattttattgattttttacagagaggaagggagagagatagagagttagaaacatcgatgagagagaaacatcgatcagctgcctcctgcacatctcctcctggggatgtgcccgcaacccaggtacatgcccttgaccggaatcgaacctgggacctttcagtccgcaggccgacgctctatccactgagccaaaccggtttcggctaattttctttcttgagcAGTTAGGACCTCCTTGAAGTTCTCTCATGTACCAATCCAAAGATTTAAGAACACAACAAATTAGCACTACAACTGAGTCAAGTCAATCTCAGAAACCACAGCGTTATGCTTCAAAGTTACCAAAAGTATCAATCTTTATTACACAGATCTGCCAATGAACTAATTAGTGGAAACTTGAGGGTCAATAATATGATGTATGACTGACTGagcttttattttacataaatagaaGCATGCCCACATGAGGGTTCACTTCAAAGTTCATTTTAAGATTCTGGGATAAAAAGGGGTGGTAAAGGAAGGACTACCGGCAACCAAGTCTTCCTATTACAGCAAAGATCAGATGGTTTTGCATGtaacaaattttaaatacaaagttCAAAGCTTcagatatatttaaagtaataggAGTATTGAAGCTTTTGTGATTTAGTTTCCATGTTTCCAACAGACTGATGTGAGAAAGGAAACATGGAACACTAACTCTCCAgggaatggagagggaagagCCAGGATGCAATGGTTCTGAGGCTTTAGGCAGGCGGGTCCTTTGTGTAAGGGTCAGGTGGCAATCAGACCACACAGGAGTCAGGTCTGCCTTTGGTAGTACAATTTGGACTTGAAAAGCTTTCTGGGTCTAATGCCACAGGCATTTTAAGTTTGCCACCATTTGATAAATTggaatgtttattgagcatctaagAACATGGGAATACTGTACTCAGGCTTTGTTATATCGAATAGTTTGACCCACATATGGATAAAACTGACTTTACCTTCCTAACAGGATCCTCAGTTCCTGCTTCTAATGAAAACAGTTTATAGCCTCTGGAGTATTTAGACTCACTTTCTAAGGCAAAACTGCCATCCTCTATGAGGGTTAGCATCGTAAGGCTATTGGTGGAAATCTTGCATAGACAAATAGCTGACTTGACTGTAAAACCCATGGCCCTGACTTAAAATGAAACTTTGCATTTGTATAGTCTGGCCAACTCAAGATGAGATTTCTCCACTACTTCTGTTTTGGAAACAATCCTGGAAGAAGACTGATCGTGTGTCTGGACCTCATATTTTATGTTCACTTCCACTGCCAAAGACTTCAGAATGACTTGTTACTCCTGCTACACACGTTACAGGGAGAATGATATTTATTCCTTAGTGGTTTTGTTTGATAACTAACATCCAAAATCTCCCTGAACTTACAGGTTAGTTCTTAATGTAAAAATAGAAACTATCATAATGAAACAACAGCTTTAGGCCAACTAATTAttgttaaatgttatttaattttgttcGGACCATTAATCACTAAAGGGACAAAGGGAAGTAATCTTACTCAGAGGCTACCATATTACTTCTCCAGTGTGCCAGCGGCAAAGTAAACCTTCCCAGCAGGAATTAGCAACCCCAGGATCTCACTCCAATTCTAGAGGACCCTCCAGCTGTGAGAACTCAACCATAtacaattactttaaataaatgaCAACATAGGTCctcataaaataatgaaatatcctATTCACTGGGAAGTTATGAACAAGCCTTGTAGTCTACCATTTTcctaagaaaatgagaaataagaCTTGCAAATGAATTAGGGTTGTTTGTGACACTATAACACACTCACACCACTACTTCCTCTGCCCCTGTCCCAGGAAATGGGAAGGAGATGGGTCGTGTTGGGAAAGCAGAGAGCATTTGATTTATGTGACCCATAAGAGACGATTTCTACAATTTCCCTAAACAAATACACTCCAAATAATACATAATACAGGCAAGCACTGATTTGCATATTGCTATGCCAATAGTATTATCTATATTTGCCTAAAAGCTAAACAGACTTGAGATctttcaaaaaaatcaatggctaCTCTTGTTGGGGAGTAGGTGGAAAGAGAAAGGCACTCAGAAAGGGAAATAGAcgtgaagaaagaaaatagaagaaaagaaagggagaaaaaagatggCAGTTACAATGTTTCCAGGGCCTAAATCAAGAGAAATCTGTAAGCATTCCTCTCTCGAGCCAATCTGTTCTTCAACACTAGATGGCACCATAATCTCATCTCTTGGCAAGAGAAACATTTGATTGCCAGTTCAACAAAGAATTGGGAATTCTTCCCCTAAAGTTGCTTTCCTGTCACTTCCGCTTTTGGCTGCAGTCATCCAGGCaagattttaaaggaagctgGAGCGTTGCATGGGTGCAAAAAGATTGGGTGAAGTTGCCACACCCCACCCTACTTTTGGACAATTATATACAAGGTTTTCTCTGCCTCTCAATAACTCATGCTTTAATTTTCCTCACTGCTGATACCACTACTGATTTCTTTAAAGACAGTTTTCAGTGGTGTGCTAGTAacacttctcaaaaaaaaaagaggggaaagggTTAGTTTGTAGCCTTTGCCAATTTCCCTGGTGTAAATCACCAGGGCTGATTTCAATACACCAACGTGAGTT
This is a stretch of genomic DNA from Myotis daubentonii chromosome 15, mMyoDau2.1, whole genome shotgun sequence. It encodes these proteins:
- the PSMD7 gene encoding 26S proteasome non-ATPase regulatory subunit 7 isoform X1, whose amino-acid sequence is MPELAVQKVVVHPLVLLSVVDHFNRIGKVGNQKRVVGVLLGSWQKKVLDVSNSFAVPFDEDDKDDSVWFLDHDYLENMYGMFKKVNARERIVGWYHTGPKLHKNDIAINELMKRYCPNSVLVIIDVKPKDLGLPTEAYISVEEVHDDGTPTSKTFEHVTSEIGAEEAEEVGVEHLLRDIKDTTVGTLSQRITNQVHGLKGLNSKLLDIKGYLEKVATGKLPINHQIIYQLQDVFNLLPDVSLQEFVKAFYLKTNDQMVVVYLASLIRSVVALHNLINNKIANRDAEKKEGQEKEESKKDRKDDKEKDKEKSDIKKEEKKEKK
- the PSMD7 gene encoding 26S proteasome non-ATPase regulatory subunit 7 isoform X2, producing the protein MPELAVQKVVVHPLVLLSVVDHFNRIGKVGNQKRVVGVLLGSWQKKVLDVSNSFAVPFDEDDKDDSVWFLDHDYLENMYGMFKKVNARERIVGWYHTGPKLHKNDIAINELMKRYCPNSDGTPTSKTFEHVTSEIGAEEAEEVGVEHLLRDIKDTTVGTLSQRITNQVHGLKGLNSKLLDIKGYLEKVATGKLPINHQIIYQLQDVFNLLPDVSLQEFVKAFYLKTNDQMVVVYLASLIRSVVALHNLINNKIANRDAEKKEGQEKEESKKDRKDDKEKDKEKSDIKKEEKKEKK